The Spirochaeta cellobiosiphila DSM 17781 DNA segment CAGGGAGGACGTAACTTTAAGCCTTCTGGTATACCAGCAAGATTTCTAGAAAAAGTACTCCTTGAAATAGATGAGTTTGAAGCGATAAGGCTTTGTGATTATGAAGGATTAAATCAAATAGAGGCCGCTGAGAGAATGTCCA contains these protein-coding regions:
- a CDS encoding DUF134 domain-containing protein → MPGRKKSRHCRPLQGGRNFKPSGIPARFLEKVLLEIDEFEAIRLCDYEGLNQIEAAERMSISRGTIQRLLSSGRSKVLDVILHQKELIIPDES